One genomic segment of Paraburkholderia caffeinilytica includes these proteins:
- a CDS encoding outer membrane protein, with product MYKITKLILTASIALLSNFAHAQLSTHQVGASQFAGPYVGFKVGLNNSDASGVVNKASHTTVFPGFMAGYNFDVDRFVLGAEIFADLHHGSSTYKDGGIDAKFGMPFNQIMPYARVGFTSSWPETRLHWGLGVEYKFARHVSVAGEWTTDSSNKDGTKRRNNSFTVGLQYHFN from the coding sequence ATGTACAAAATAACGAAGCTGATTTTAACCGCCTCAATCGCTCTGCTGTCCAATTTTGCGCACGCACAGCTTTCAACGCATCAAGTGGGGGCGAGCCAGTTTGCCGGCCCCTATGTCGGTTTCAAAGTGGGCTTGAATAATTCTGACGCGTCAGGCGTCGTCAATAAAGCATCGCATACCACAGTATTTCCAGGATTCATGGCGGGATATAACTTTGACGTCGACCGCTTCGTGTTGGGTGCTGAGATTTTCGCTGATCTGCATCATGGTTCGTCAACGTATAAAGACGGTGGGATCGATGCGAAATTCGGCATGCCATTCAATCAGATCATGCCCTATGCTCGCGTTGGTTTCACGTCAAGCTGGCCGGAAACCCGCTTGCATTGGGGATTGGGGGTCGAATATAAGTTCGCCAGGCACGTGAGCGTGGCAGGCGAATGGACGACCGACTCCAGTAATAAAGACGGTACGAAACGGCGCAATAACAGCTTTACCGTCGGCCTGCAGTATCACTTCAACTAG